A window of the Isosphaera pallida ATCC 43644 genome harbors these coding sequences:
- a CDS encoding TIGR02996 domain-containing protein, translated as MSHEWREVLADCEPFIEAIRNAPDDDGPVLIYADWLEERGHSERAELIRVQLEAAALADTHPRRAALKRRESQLKAIHRQSPLEDLPDLGGRVIWGGFDRGMVREATFVHVSDFLEVAEDVFRLAPLEKIRFLNLEAKDLGRLADSPTLARVRALDLSEQGLEGSSVSHLTRSPHLGALRELELRSNPLGRSGIQLLASSPRLAGLTRLGLHRVGAGDDAARILAQESYLVRLVELDLSSNPLHFAAAEALAQSVHLNNLRGLNLSSTSIGFAGAAAIARSGLGQRLERFIIYHLRRKADDLQAIRDLMPHALVIG; from the coding sequence ATGTCGCACGAATGGCGGGAGGTCTTGGCTGATTGCGAACCCTTCATCGAAGCGATCCGTAACGCGCCCGACGATGATGGCCCGGTCCTGATCTACGCCGACTGGTTGGAAGAACGCGGCCACTCCGAGCGCGCTGAGTTGATCCGGGTGCAACTTGAAGCCGCCGCGTTGGCAGACACCCACCCCCGACGCGCTGCCCTCAAACGTCGCGAAAGCCAACTCAAAGCGATTCACCGTCAGTCCCCCCTGGAGGACCTGCCCGATCTGGGCGGACGAGTTATCTGGGGCGGATTCGACCGTGGTATGGTTCGTGAAGCCACTTTTGTTCATGTCTCGGACTTTCTGGAAGTCGCTGAGGACGTCTTTCGCCTGGCCCCGCTCGAAAAGATTCGCTTCCTTAATCTGGAGGCCAAGGATTTGGGACGTTTGGCGGACTCGCCCACACTAGCTCGGGTCCGTGCGCTGGATCTGTCGGAGCAGGGTCTGGAGGGATCCAGCGTCTCCCACCTGACACGCTCTCCCCACCTGGGCGCACTCCGGGAGTTGGAGTTGCGGTCCAACCCTCTTGGTCGTTCGGGAATCCAGCTTCTGGCGTCGTCTCCGCGATTGGCGGGATTGACCCGTCTGGGTTTGCACCGGGTCGGAGCCGGCGACGACGCAGCGCGGATTTTGGCTCAGGAGTCCTACCTGGTGCGTTTGGTCGAACTGGACCTCAGCTCCAACCCGCTTCATTTCGCCGCCGCCGAGGCGCTGGCTCAGTCGGTTCACCTCAATAACCTCCGCGGGTTGAATCTCTCCTCCACTTCAATTGGTTTCGCCGGGGCCGCGGCGATCGCGCGTTCCGGGTTGGGTCAACGTCTGGAGCGCTTCATCATTTATCATCTGCGTCGAAAGGCCGACGATTTGCAGGCCATCCGCGACCTGATGCCGCACGCTCTGGTGATCGGCTAA